Proteins encoded together in one Helicobacter pylori window:
- a CDS encoding ribonuclease HI: MQEIEIFCDGSSLGNPGPGGYAAILRYKDKEKIISGGESFTTNNRMELKALNEALKILKRPCHITLYSDSQYVCQAINVWLANWQKKNFSKVKNVDLWKEFLEVSKGHLIVAVWIKGHNGHAENERCDSLAKLEAQKRTKTTT, from the coding sequence ATGCAAGAGATTGAAATTTTTTGCGATGGATCTTCTTTAGGCAATCCTGGGCCAGGCGGTTATGCGGCGATTTTACGCTATAAAGATAAAGAAAAAATCATCAGTGGAGGCGAATCATTCACCACGAATAACCGCATGGAATTAAAAGCGCTCAATGAAGCGTTAAAAATCTTGAAACGCCCATGCCATATCACGCTTTATAGCGATTCGCAATACGTGTGCCAAGCGATCAATGTGTGGCTAGCTAACTGGCAAAAAAAGAATTTTTCTAAAGTTAAAAATGTGGATTTATGGAAAGAATTTTTAGAAGTCTCTAAAGGGCATTTGATTGTGGCTGTTTGGATCAAGGGGCATAATGGGCATGCCGAGAATGAACGATGCGATAGTCTCGCTAAATTAGAGGCGCAAAAACGCACTAAAACGACCACTTAA